Part of the Vanessa cardui chromosome 23, ilVanCard2.1, whole genome shotgun sequence genome, AGCTTTTTTTGCGGTATGTGATTTATACTTCTCAGAATCTTCTAGGCTATTTAAATAACTGGATGTCTTGTTACTATTGCTCGGAGAaaacatattctttattaaaacaacagTATCATCGGTGTCTTTATCTTTACTTTGTATGAGGTCTTTTCGTATGTATACCTTAGGATATTTCTTTGTTGAtgatttcaatttcttttcttCAGAACCAAAACGACTCAACGAATTGTTTTCACTATAAATACTCTCTATCGTATTGTCCAAAGAGTTTTCTGAATGCTTTGGTGTTTCAATTCTGATGGGAGAATTGGAAGCGTGCATTTTATAGACTGGGGACTGTATTGTATTGGGTGATTTTTCCGTCTTAGGGTTCGGTGACTTAAGATTTTTTGTTACCGTTTTCTCTGTATCGCAAAAATCACTATCAGTTTTAATCCTGCGAGCTCTGCCATAACGACTGGTGCTGCTTAAATCAGAATTTGTAATAGGAGAAGTTACTCTCGCTGTTAAATTAGTCTCTAATTCGCGTTCAATTAGTGATCGTTTTTTTGGCTTAGCTCGGGCAGTCAAAGGACTATTATCATACCTAATGTCTTCTGAACTCATGTTGTCCTCAGATTCCTCCATTTTGTAATCCAACAATCACACATTCGACCGCTGATGACTCTGACGTAATACTATTTTTCAATGTTAGTTCGAAAATGtcggtatttaatattttccaattattaatatatcaccATGGCtatgtcaatataaaaaatgtaaatgcaaTGTCAGTACACGATAAACGACTTCAGACACTCAGAAATTATCTAGGTTCcaatactgaaataaaaaaatcgaaatcaagttattcattcattcaactaggttattcaaatttttttcgcaTAAATCTAATACTTCGTTTTGTGTTAaaccattaattaaataagaaactgTACAAaacaatctatctatttatgTTAAAAGGTCTTTGTTACAAATGCCATATTGTGCACAAAAGCGAAATATAAGATACGTTCCCCTACATAGAATAGCTGAGTTATAAAATCGAAaacttaattttcatttttacggAACACTTTTCacatataaaaaagatttattcGATATTTTACAAAGAGAAAAACACACAGATAcaggaaaattaattataaacacacaacGCCTTAATATTAAACGACCAAAGTTCTATTTAGATACGAGTAGGGTTCAACCAGAGCCGTCATCCACACGCCATCACAATTACAATAATCTCAGAAAAATTAAACGCTTCCttgtatattaattgaaaatatttctgcaaacgacaataattattaccttaacatcaaaacaataataaatgactATTATCACTTGATCTATATTATTCAAAAGAAATTAAGTTCAACGACGCTTAGTGCCGCGAAAACCACCATGAAAATAGTTTGAATGTGTGTGTCATCGGCGTTTATTCGGTATGTATTCTaattttacacacacatacgaaAAAGTTCATTggcatgtaataattatatatttagctatatttttaaaaattaaactaaaaatacagtaaaaggtagtattaaaagaaaagattaaaattattacacatGTTATTATGcgtttacttaatataaaattattaaaatttgcgaTACGGATTTATTTGAAATCGTAAATTGTATTGTTTGAATTCTAAAATCGtaaggaattattttaaaatatcgttaGGGTAAAAACAGTATAAGGAATACaataaacatacaatttattttagtttgccTCTATTATTAAATTGGGCAACAATCCATTTTGTCATTAGCAAAACTTATTTGACAACCGATCGGAATTGAGAAATGAGAATTGTCATTTGTCAGTCGTAATTGTAATTTTCTTGTGCCTGTGACTATCAATATTTGCTAACACAGTATTTGAAGGTTTTAATTCTTATACTAGTATAACTGGAAAATGTCGTCAGCTAAAGTAAAAGATCAGAAGCCGGAACCAGTAGTTTACAGTGAGGCTGCACTCAGAAACAATGCCGTAGTTGTAGAGTATTGTCGAACTTCTATGGCCGCATTATCAGGATCTACGGctggtaattattttaaaaagttataatgtCATCAGCATCACACAAACCTTATAGGTCATTTTGCATATCAAATAAATTGTGATCCCATGGTAATGTCTTGATTTTATAAGTTAgctaaaacaaattatacttGTAACATTTTAGTAATGCCCAATGCTtcacaaacatttaaattaatgatatatttttaaggtatttATTATTCTGATTTCAGGGATTCTTGGCCTGACTGGACTCAACGGTTTTGCCTTCTACGTGTTTGCAGTTGTTAGTCTGTGGGCTATGTTCTTGATAAAAGCAGGCCCGAACTGGCATAAATACTATGTATCAAGACAAAGTGTCTTAACCAATGGTTTCTTTGGGGCTTTATTCACTTATGTACTATTTTGGACTTTCATATATGGAATGGTTCATGTGTATTAGGAAATTATACAGTATAATGTTGctagtaataataaatcatcttattcattaaatttgtacaaaatatttaaaaactgcaCATAAAATTCGAAGTTgtttaaatgtaacattttttttttttttcaagaataaATACGACACTACTTATAATACCTCTAGAAATCAATTGGTATTTaggttaaagtatttaatagGCCAATTTAATTACAGATTGATAGATAGTAGAAAGATAAAATTCACAAGCCAATTTTTATAGGCAAAAGAGATTCACTAGAAGTtctagtataaattaaaaataacaaactgtACTCTGTGGTATGTTTATGTTACTATACCAGACATTTATGCAATTTGaacataaatgttaatatttgtgtatattataagGTGTATGATTTTATTAGTTAAGGGAAATGCTAGATACTATATGGATGTTtggttatataattatttaataccatATGTATaaaggttaaaataaaaatgagttatgagttattttgtttttataaaagataacatTTTAGGGTTCCaagtaaaacattaatatttttggcTTTAGACTAatcaaaaatagtaatttttttgatCTGGTAATACTTTgcgcataaaattatattttattcattatttttttttatcataaaataatcagttaaaaaaatacatttaaaacgatTATGCTAAATTTagtaaattctttattttattcatatttatttcacactgtattttactgtttattctgtttgttgttaataattctttaacTAAAGAAAATAGAATATGAAatacacagttttttttttatagaaatactaAGGAATTACTTTCTAGGAAAGACAGATATTTAATGCTACTAAATATTAAGAGTTTaaacttaaacataaattttaattttgatctcTAGAAAAGTGGGTTATTCAAACTTTGTCAGGATATATCTGATATGAagaattaagtacatgaaaaatGTGATCCAAATATGAATATGAACTATATTCCAAATTATATTCAActtttcgtataaaaatattttatataaagcaaaatataattcctgtttgtttttacataacacttacatatattttatgtaaatgttttatacaaaatacagaCCTCTGGCGTCTTATTTTATGTCTGAAACCAACTTCagctcaaataaaaatatttactcataAGCCAGCCAGccatatgtaaattatttatgattgttTACTAGTAAGTCACAATCAACTAATGGAATTTAATTATCTAACCTGTCTTTTTCTCaggaaaagaaatataaaacgatGCAAAACTATTTTTCGTCTGACTAGGTTTCCTGAATCGTCTGATTCTTAGCTATGTAATGCTATAtttatagttcttttttttaataatatcaacacgttttaataaatgtttgaaaaacaAACATGAGATGCCTTTTGCGCGCCATCTGTTGTACGTTTGTAGAACACGACATGTGCTCGAAACGTTCACGAAAGTGTCGCGGCTATTAACGATGATTTGAGAGATAAAGAATGATAGAAGGAcgacttttaaaagaaattacatcTACCAGGTCACGAAAACCAAAGtacacaaaaaaacaatacgtgGGATGCAAATAAGCCCGGATGCCGATGCGGTCAAATATTGGTCCGCTAGCAACATGCTTAAAAAATTTCACAAAACTTTTTTTGGAGATGAACGAAGATCACCGGTACACTGCTTGCATTACCGCTCTTATTGGGCTTACGATATAAAATCAGCGAGCTTGTGGCCGTACGTATTAACTTAGTCAATGGAATAGCGCGTGAATTTAGATTATTCATAGAAATTTTATACGATTgaacttatatataattttataagtatagaccacgtaaagaaataaaatgtttatgtttttaaaggTCCATAGGGCAAAGAGTTCAAAAGGGCCTTCCATACCTAGGTcagtgtttttatatatacggTCTTAGTACTATAAATAGCTTTCCTTATGCCGATAATCATTCGAAAGAAGATTATTATACAGTTATTAGTATAatgacaaaacaattttattcttctgatattttaggtatattattgtaatatacgtTTTTGTGATGGTTCTTTTtccaataaataaagttatagtACCCTCACTGGAATATTATGAAGaggaaaatttgaattttatttcagtatCTAATAGGAGCTCAAAGCCATTGCGGAAAGC contains:
- the LOC124539737 gene encoding ER membrane protein complex subunit 6, which produces MSSAKVKDQKPEPVVYSEAALRNNAVVVEYCRTSMAALSGSTAGILGLTGLNGFAFYVFAVVSLWAMFLIKAGPNWHKYYVSRQSVLTNGFFGALFTYVLFWTFIYGMVHVY